From Magnetococcus sp. PR-3, the proteins below share one genomic window:
- a CDS encoding tetrathionate reductase family octaheme c-type cytochrome, translating to MSLRSQHAPSTADHTTFKVLEGPFKVGPDVTKACLTCHSKASHQLMKTTHWTWAFENELTGQTLGKKHVVNNFCVATATNWPRCTSCHIGYGWKNANFDLGNQNLVDCLVCHDTTGTYKKFPTGAGHPTYTPKVFPPKSKKIWQPVDLVKVAKGVGNPKRSNCGACHFYGGGGNGVKHGDLDSSMSNPQKALDVHMGTDGLNFTCQTCHTTGGHKVTGSRYQMNAVDKVGIDVPGKTDFTRASCESCHGMTPHPQNNHPKLNDHTDKVACQTCHVPTYARGGRKTKMWWDWSTAGKGKKVKKDADGYAVYHPKKGDFIWQANVVPEYYWFDGQITYQMLEEKIDPSGVVDINTFGGGPDHADSRIWPFKVMRGKQPYDAEQNILAVPHLFGKDKSAYWKSYDWDKAIEVGLKARGITYSGKHDWVETQYFWPITHMVAPKEQAVECNACHTKEGRLEALSGFYMPGRDSFPWLSKLGWYGALVALIGVTLHGLVRIISSSRKG from the coding sequence ATGAGTCTGCGTTCACAACATGCACCTTCTACGGCTGACCACACTACATTTAAAGTGTTGGAAGGTCCTTTTAAGGTTGGGCCAGATGTTACAAAGGCCTGTTTAACCTGTCATAGCAAGGCTTCTCATCAGCTTATGAAAACGACCCATTGGACTTGGGCTTTTGAAAATGAACTGACAGGTCAGACGCTGGGTAAAAAACATGTGGTCAACAACTTTTGTGTGGCCACAGCGACCAATTGGCCCCGTTGTACCAGTTGCCATATTGGTTATGGATGGAAAAATGCCAATTTTGATCTGGGTAATCAGAACTTGGTGGATTGTTTGGTCTGTCATGATACGACAGGGACGTACAAAAAATTTCCCACCGGTGCGGGGCATCCCACCTATACACCCAAAGTGTTTCCACCTAAGTCAAAAAAAATCTGGCAACCGGTGGATCTTGTAAAGGTGGCCAAAGGTGTGGGCAACCCTAAAAGGTCCAATTGTGGGGCTTGTCACTTCTATGGTGGTGGTGGTAATGGGGTGAAGCATGGGGATTTAGACTCCAGCATGAGCAATCCGCAAAAAGCGTTGGATGTGCATATGGGGACCGATGGTTTGAACTTCACCTGTCAAACCTGCCACACAACGGGTGGCCATAAGGTAACGGGTTCTCGTTACCAGATGAATGCAGTCGACAAAGTGGGTATTGATGTCCCAGGTAAGACAGACTTTACGCGGGCCAGTTGTGAGTCATGCCATGGTATGACGCCTCATCCACAGAATAACCATCCCAAACTCAACGATCATACCGATAAGGTTGCGTGCCAAACCTGCCATGTACCCACCTATGCACGGGGTGGGCGCAAAACTAAAATGTGGTGGGACTGGTCAACCGCAGGTAAGGGCAAAAAGGTTAAAAAGGATGCCGACGGCTACGCGGTTTATCACCCCAAAAAAGGGGATTTTATCTGGCAGGCTAATGTGGTGCCTGAGTACTACTGGTTTGATGGTCAGATCACATACCAAATGTTAGAAGAGAAGATCGATCCTTCTGGGGTGGTGGATATCAACACCTTTGGTGGCGGTCCTGACCATGCTGATTCCCGCATTTGGCCCTTTAAAGTCATGCGCGGTAAGCAGCCTTATGATGCCGAGCAGAATATTCTCGCGGTACCCCATCTGTTTGGTAAGGATAAAAGTGCTTATTGGAAGAGCTATGACTGGGATAAAGCCATTGAGGTTGGACTGAAAGCTCGAGGCATAACCTATAGTGGCAAGCACGACTGGGTTGAGACACAGTATTTCTGGCCGATCACCCATATGGTGGCCCCTAAAGAGCAAGCGGTGGAGTGTAATGCGTGTCATACAAAAGAGGGGCGGTTAGAGGCGCTTAGCGGCTTCTATATGCCTGGGCGAGATAGTTTCCCCTGGCTCTCAAAATTGGGTTGGTATGGTGCATTGGTTGCTCTTATCGGGGTTACCTTACATGGGTTGGTGCGCATAATTTCCAGTAGTCGTAAAGGTTAG
- a CDS encoding YnfA family protein, protein MNSVGTYLLAAIAEIAGCFAFWAWLRLGRSIYWLLPGGISLLLFAWLLTRVEADFAGRAYAAYGGIYIVTSLLWMWTVEGVRPDFWDGTGAVLCVVGALLILFGPRAL, encoded by the coding sequence ATGAACAGTGTGGGCACCTATCTCTTGGCCGCCATCGCTGAGATTGCGGGCTGTTTTGCGTTTTGGGCATGGTTGCGTTTAGGCCGATCAATCTACTGGCTACTGCCTGGTGGGATCTCTCTGCTTCTCTTTGCATGGTTATTGACCCGTGTTGAAGCCGATTTTGCCGGCCGTGCCTACGCCGCCTATGGTGGAATTTACATTGTGACCTCTTTGTTATGGATGTGGACCGTCGAGGGGGTGCGCCCGGATTTTTGGGATGGTACAGGGGCGGTGCTTTGTGTCGTGGGTGCGCTGCTGATTCTCTTTGGTCCAAGAGCTCTTTGA